Sequence from the Bacteroidales bacterium genome:
GGTATTACACGTGGTTCATATTTATATGGGCTGCCGTGGTATCCTACAGCCGGATTTACCTGGGCGTACATTACCCGCTCGATATATTAGGTGGAGCCTTGCTGGGCATTGGTTTGGGATTCCTGGTATTTAAACTCTATATGTGGTTTGGAGAAAAGTATCTGAAAAAGACATTCTATGGTTAGAGATGTTTCCCAACATTTAATCTAAACCAAAATTCCCAAAATATGATGTGCATAAAAAATTCCAAATCACAAGCATCAAATTTCAAATAAATTCCAATAATCAAATTTTAAATGACCAAAACTACCCAGTCAAAAGTCTTCATACGCATAATCTGGAATGTTTTGATTTTAGGTAATTGGAATTTAGATATTATTTGAAATTTGATGCTTGTGATTTGGTGCTTCATTGATATATTATAGTATATAGTAAATTTGCTATTGACTACCTCTAAACAATACTTTCAATATACACGTCCCTTATAAAAAACCTTATTGCTGTTCACCCCCACGTTAAACCAAACCACATCCCAGTACACCTGGAAAGAATTCACGGGTTCATAGGATATGGTTTCTACCTGTCCATTATAAAACACCCTCAAGTGGTTTCTTTCATTCAGATAGGCCAGCGTATTGTTTCCGTATTTGATTTGGGAAGGGATGAAGTTTTCCAATGTATAGTCCTGACCATCATAATACACCTTAAAATGGTTCTGTTCTTCATAAGCCAGTATGCTGTCATGAACCATGTAAAAATCAGGCGTATTGGTGCTTAGTGTTTGTAGTTCATCATTTTCATACATCATAAAATTACCGGTATTCTCAACATAAACCACCCGGTTATCGCTCAATTTGAAGGATTCGGGGCGAAAAAAACCAAGTTCCCGTTCCCCGGATACGATATGATTAAGCTTAAACACAGAACGGCTGACATCGTAATATGCAACAATATTTTCATCAGCCTTGTAAAACGGTCGGCCCTGAAGAAGCATAAGCCTTTTTGTACTTCCCTCGAAAAATGCATTTAAATAGTCGTTCGGGTCCCGGTAAGCAAGGATGTTATCCCCCACCTCATAATTGTTTACCGGTGGCTTGGAAAGTGCACTTTCCACATCAAAAACCTCGCCTTTATAATAGACCTTAAACATCTTATCAATCTGGTCATAATAAGCAACCATATTTTCATTAGCCTTATAATGGGGTGCATTCATGGTCAAATTTCTTTTCTCCCGGCCATTGTACACGTAAAGATTGTTATTAAAGGTATATACCAACAAACCCTCTGTAACCCGGTAATCCCTGACAACCTTCGACAATTCTTTCTTCTGCCCGTC
This genomic interval carries:
- a CDS encoding phosphatase PAP2 family protein, translated to IGDMVHTVRGYRGGTFGFVSSHAANTFAMALFTSKLFKNRYYTWFIFIWAAVVSYSRIYLGVHYPLDILGGALLGIGLGFLVFKLYMWFGEKYLKKTFYG